The proteins below come from a single Cannabis sativa cultivar Pink pepper isolate KNU-18-1 chromosome 3, ASM2916894v1, whole genome shotgun sequence genomic window:
- the LOC115711070 gene encoding glycosyltransferase BC10: MGNDQKKVIATKHSSSHFQFGHVVRLIFFIIGISIGISFSVYFKSFVFLLRTGLLNSLPQPPILPQQLSEGPQQSSNQPTLPLRSPVDGDVEYNVKPNILHNMEDNELFSRATLVPRTLPKIAFMFLTKGPIPLGPLWETFFKGHEDLYNIYIHRHPSFIDSTPENSVFYGRMIPSQPVEWGKSSMLDAERRLLANALLDTTNERFVLLSESCIPLFNFTKIYSYLINSKKSFTGSFDDPSKVGRGRYNPKMSPQISLSDWRKGSQWFEVNRKLAVDIVSDTKYYPIFQEHCNIPCYMDEHYISTLINIIRPEENSNRSVTWVDWSKVGPHPGRFTRNDVTAEFLNKIRFGNNCTYNGENTNECFLFARKFVPNTLPPLLQFVPLLFNTSIPV; the protein is encoded by the exons ATGGGGAATGATCAGAAAAAAGTTATTGCTACCAAACATTCAAGCTCCCATTTCCAATTTGGCCATGTTGTTCGTTTGATATTCTTCATTATAGGTATATCAATTGGAATCTCATTCAGTGTTTACTTCAAAAGCTTTGTTTTCTTATTGAGGACCGGTTTACTAAATTCATTACCACAACCACCTATATTGCCACAACAACTTTCAGAAGGACCACAGCAGTCCTCAAATCAACCGACGCTGCCGCTGCGCTCGCCTGTCGACGGCGATGTTGAATACAATGTTAAGCCAAATATCTTGCATAACATGGAGGACAATGAGTTGTTCTCCCGTGCTACATTGGTTCCAAGGACTCTGCCAAAAATTGCTTTCATGTTCTTGACAAAAGGACCCATACCTTTAGGGCCCCTTTGGGAAACCTTCTTCAAAGGACATGAAGacctatataatatttatattcatcGACATCCTTCTTTCATTGattcaactcctgaaaactcTGTTTTCTACGGAAGAATGATCCCTAGCCAG CCCGTAGAATGGGGAAAATCATCAATGCTGGACGCAGAGAGAAGGCTTTTAGCAAATGCCCTCTTGGATACCACAAACgagagatttgttttattatctGAGAGTTGTATTCCTTTATTCAACTTCACTAAAATTTACAGCTACCTCATAAATTCTAAGAAAAGCTTCACAGGCTCCTTCGACGATCCCAGCAAAGTAGGCCGTGGCCGCTACAACCCCAAGATGTCTCCTCAAATTTCATTATCCGATTGGCGAAAAGGATCACAATGGTTCGAGGTTAATCGGAAGCTTGCCGTTGATATTGTCTCGGATACAAAATACTACCCCATATTCCAGGAACATTGTAATATTCCGTGTTACATGGACGAACATTATATTTCGACGTTGATAAACATTATTAGACCAGAAGAAAATTCTAACAGAAGTGTTACTTGGGTTGATTGGTCCAAGGTTGGTCCACACCCAGGAAGATTTACCAGGAATGATGTCACAGCTGAGTTTCTCAACAAGATAAGGTTTGGAAATAACTGCACTTACAATGGTGAAAACACCAATGAGTGCTTTTTATTTGCTAGGAAGTTCGTCCCCAACACTTTGCCACCTTTGTTGCAATTTGTACCCTTACTGTTTAATACTTCAATAccagtttaa